A genomic stretch from Lathyrus oleraceus cultivar Zhongwan6 chromosome 2, CAAS_Psat_ZW6_1.0, whole genome shotgun sequence includes:
- the LOC127121368 gene encoding lysM domain receptor-like kinase 3: MAYSLIQLLSLLLPLLSSSFITTVFTFEVSIKNTYIEPFKCSTKIKTCNASIYHINYNHSIEQLADSYSVDPSEIKPIFRSTKQDYLIQVPCSCQDTIDLNGYFYDTNYKVSHNESFLNINNIVYSGQTWHVNEDLVANENVTIHIPCGCSELESQIVVTYTVQQGDTPTSISLLLNANLDGMVKMNEILGPNPTFIDIGWVLYVPKELKGSPLSIEKEKKHKWVIIIGILVSVTLLSVISLMIFILRRNKGYGSSKNDPKTFSKRSLANRTISLRNQEFHKEYMEDATQFDSERPVIYDFEEIEEATNNFDETRRIGVGGYGTVYFGMLEDKEVAVKKMKSNKSKEFYAELKALCKIHHINIVELLGYASGDDHLYLVYEYVPNGSLSEHLHDPLLKGHQPLSWCARAQIALDSAKGIEYIHDYTKARYVHRDIKTCNILLDAKLRAKVADFGLAKLVERTNDEEFLATRLVGTPGYLPPESVKELQVTIKTDVFAFGVVLSELITGKRALFRDNKEANNMKSLIAVVNKIFQDDEPVLALEEAVDGNLLRSYPMEDVYKMGELSHWCLSENPVDRPEMKEIVVVLSKIVMSSIEWEASLGGDSQVFSGVFDGR; encoded by the exons ATGGCTTATTCTCTAATTCAACTTCTTTCACTTCTTCTCCCTCTTCTATCATCTTCATTTATAACAACTGTGTTCACCTTTGAAGTTTCAATAAAAAACACTTACATAGAACCTTTTAAATGCTCTACAAAGATCAAAACATGCAATGCATCAATCTACCACATAAACTACAATCACAGCATAGAACAACTAGCCGATTCTTACTCCGTCGATCCTTCCGAAATCAAACCGATATTTCGTAGCACAAAGCAAGATTACCTTATACAAGTACCTTGTTCTTGCCAAGACACCATTGACCTTAACGGTTATTTCTATGACACAAACTACAAAGTGAGTCATAATGAAAGTTTTTTGAATATTAACAATATTGTTTATAGTGGTCAAACTTGGCATGTCAATGAAGATTTGGTTGCAAATGAGAATGTGACGATACATATTCCTTGTGGATGTTCAGAACTTGAGTCACAAATTGTTGTTACATATACTGTTCAGCAAGGTGATACACCAACATCAATTTCTCTTTTGTTAAATGCTAATCTTGATGGCATGGtgaaaatgaatgaaattttGGGTCCTAACCCAACATTCATTGATATTGGTTGGGTTTTATATGTTCCCAAGGAATTAAAAGGGTCACCACTTTCCATTGAAAAAG AAAAGAAACACAAGTGGGTGATAATTATTGGTATCTTAGTGAGTGTGACATTACTTTCGGTTATTAGCTTGATGATTTTCATTCTCAGAAGAAATAAAGGCTATGGAAGTagcaaaaatgatccaaaaacTTTCTCTAAAAGATCGCTTGCCAATAGAACCATTTCTCTAAGGAATCAAGAATTTCATAAAGAATATATGGAAG ATGCAACTCAATTCGATTCCGAAAGACCAGTGATCTATGATTTTGAGGAGATTGAAGAAGCTACAAATAACTTTGATGAAACTAGAAGGATTGGAGTTGGTGGATATGGCACTGTCTATTTTGGAATGCTAGAAGATAAA GAAGTTGCTGTGAAGAAAATGAAGTCTAACAAATCCAAAGAGTTCTATGCAGAACTCAAAGCCTTATGCAAGATCCATCATATTAACATT GTTGAATTGTTGGGATATGCAAGTGGAGATGATCATCTTTATTTGGTGTATGAGTATGTTCCTAATGGATCTCTAAGTGAACACCTTCATGATCCATTATTAAAAG GTCACCAGCCTCTTTCTTGGTGTGCTAGAGCTCAAATTGCACTTGATTCAGCAAAAGGTATTGAATACATACACGATTACACAAAAGCGCGATATGTGCACCGTGATATAAAAACTtgtaatatccttcttgatgcAAAGCTCAGAGCAAAG GTAGCGGATTTCGGGCTTGCAAAGCTCGTGGAACGAACAAATGATGAAGAATTTTTAGCAACAAGACTTGTTGGAACACCGGGCTATCTTCCACCTGA ATCGGTGAAGGAGCTTCAAGTGACGATAAAAACCGATGTATTTGCATTTGGCGTGGTTCTGTCTGAGTTGATAACTGGGAAACGCGCATTGTTTCGTGACAACAAAGAAGCTAATAATATGAAATCACTTATTGCAGTG GTAAACAAAATATTTCAAGATGATGAGCCTGTGCTTGCTTTAGAAGAAGCTGTAGATGGAAATCTTCTACGTAGTTATCCTATGGAAGATGTCTACAAG ATGGGTGAATTATCACATTGGTGTTTGAGTGAAAATCCAGTGGACAGACCTGAAATGAAAGAGATAGTTGTTGTATTGTCAAAGATTGTAATGTCTTCAATAGAATGGGAAGCGTCACTAGGTGGAGACAGTCAAGTTTTCAGTGGTGTATTTGATGGAAGATGA